From the genome of Colletotrichum higginsianum IMI 349063 chromosome 4, whole genome shotgun sequence, one region includes:
- a CDS encoding O-methyltransferase, producing MPSRATDELTELVATLSSASADLNEFLSKRGLPKHSTEDPMPSIDPIHENLPYFQAKSSIIDAAERIVRLARGPRDALITLSFEHCATASLQVALKYKLAHHIPLEGTTTYAAVAEAVGKPEVTPALVERILQHTSSYGLFEVQPAVTHNAMSALLVTDPELEAWMDLSATIAYPAGASVPRALERYGYSMESNESAYGVSIGRKVSQFQRFREDDGRQLHEMFARAMRGIAVGGAYDLRHAVDGGYPWNLLEQNHIRLVVDVGGGPGHVSIALAKKYPKLQFEVQDLPETVEVGARSCPEDLKSRVSYRAHDFMKPQPEHNVGAGEGIAYFCRFILHDWSDKYAQTILQNLASSLRREDRIIINDVVVPEPGQESRERERRMQPMVNNKLSDRDLLMLMNLNGRERTITAFTNLCSAVTPRLQVNKVHRPELGELSLIDISLA from the exons ATGCCTAGCCGTGCCACAGATGAGCTCACTGAGCTTGTCGCGACCCTTtcatcggcttcggcggACCTGAATGAATTCCTGTCTAAACGTGGTCTGCCAAAGCACTCTACCGAAGACCCTATGCCCAGCATCGACCCCATCCATGAGAACCTGCCCTACTTCCAGGCGAAAAGCTCGATCATTGACGCTGCCGAACGCATTGTTCGTCTGGCGCGCGGTCCTCGAGATGCTCTCATCACCCTCAGTTTTGAACACTGCGCCACGGCTTCCCTTCAAGTTGCCCTCAAGTACAAGTTGGCCCACCACATCCCACTTGAAGGGACCACAACGTACGCAGCCGTCGCCGAAGCAGTCGGCAAGCCTGAAGTTACCCCCGCCCTGGTTGAACGCATTCTTCAGCACACTTCGTCATATGGCTTGTTCGAGGTCCAGCCAGCCGTCACACACAACGCCATGTCTGCGTTACTCGTGACCGACCCCGAACTGGAAGCGTGGATGGACCTGAGTGCCACCATTGCCTACCCAGCCGGCGCCTCCGTGCCAAGGGCTCTTGAACGCTACGGTTACAGCATGGAGTCCAACGAGTCTGCGTATGGGGTCTCCATCGGCAGGAAGGTTTCGCAGTTCCAACGCTTCCGCGAAGATGATGGCCGGCAGCTGCACGAAATGTTTGCTCGCGCCATGCGAGGCATCGCAGTCGGGGGTGCCTACGACTTGCGTCACGCTGTCGACGGGGGCTACCCTTGGAACTTGCTGGAGCAGAACCACATCCGGCtcgttgtcgacgtcggcggtggcCCGGGCCACGTTTCTATAGCGCTGGCAAAGAAGTATCCAAAGCTTCAGTTTGAGGTGCAGGACCTCCCCGAGACGGTTGAAGTTGGTGCCAGGTCCTGCCCCGAAGATCTGAAGAGCCGTGTCAGCTATCGTGCCCACGATTTCATGAAGCCTCAGCCGGAGCACAATGTCGGTGCCGGGGAGGGCATTGCGTATTTCTGCCGCTTCATCCTGCACGATTGGAGTGACAAGTATGCTCAAACCATTTTGCAGAACCTGGCGTCATCATTGAGACGCGAGGAtcgcatcatcatcaacgaTGTCGTGGTCCCGGAACCAGGGCAAGAGAGccgcgagagagagcgaCGAATGCA ACCAATGGTTAACAACAAACTTAGTGACCGTGAtctgttgatgttgatgaaCCTCAATGGGCGTGAGCGGACAATAACTGCGTTTACGAATCTTTGCAGTGCAGTGACGCCCAGGCTTCAAGTTAATAAAGTGCACCGTCCTGAACTGGGAGAACTTTCACTTATTGACATCTCATTGGCATAA
- a CDS encoding Zinc finger transcription factor has protein sequence MSMRTGERSRVPASPHSTSETQDTAPLAIRDGPSMATSSTSPVSNISQVSQQEHLQQHHHQQQQRGRRLSEKSSEHCIDLQDEMWLFEGSSDSDNLVDYCFDVAIDFGVASNLTDLATGPTLQSTAMIPTPITEKYDGASLFEKPLNHGLQQSKDVLPMAYNAVGSARSGSSTYSDDGISRRARIHDCTLEVLEIVSDFHALAQGCLTAVRDPACTAHPEHPLDDDTPREMGTVLRHNREILHKLNKLLDCRCFMRQEVLVLAYVAVYKALGWYAAVLGDDGSSEEDQSHCPLFGRIAITASFVGSYCLDSDSQRVVAAHLVLTHLWEHVDPLIKRLRDWHPSAATHATKGHMSNIIDQHHQALQAELERITFKAKSIKHT, from the coding sequence ATGTCGATGCGAACCGGTGAGCGCTCTCGGGTTCCTGCCTCGCCTCATTCCACCTCCGAGACTCAGGATACAGCACCACTGGCCATCCGAGATGGGCCGTCAATGGCCACGTCCAGCACCTCTCCGGTCTCAAACATCTCACAGGTCTCACAGCAGGAGCATCTGCAACAGCATCACcaccaacagcaacagcggGGGCGCCGGTTATCAGAAAAGTCTTCAGAACATTGCATCGACCTCCAAGATGAGATGTGGCTGTTTGAAGGATCCTCGGACTCTGATAACCTTGTGGACTATTGCTTCGACGTAGCCATAGACTTTGGAGTTGCGTCGAATCTAACCGACCTGGCTACGGGCCCAACATTGCAGTCAACTGCGATGATACCCACTCCCATAACGGAGAAGTACGACGGAGCCTCCTTGTTTGAAAAACCTCTGAATCATGGACTGCAGCAGTCCAAGGACGTACTGCCCATGGCTTACAATGCGGTGGGCTCCGCGCGCAGCGGCTCAAGCACATACTCGGACGACGGAATCTCTCGCCGCGCCAGGATTCACGACTGCACCCTGGAAGTTCTTGAGATCGTCTCCGACTTCCACGCCCTGGCGCAAGGATGCCTCACTGCCGTAAGAGACCCGGCTTGCACGGCGCACCCGGAGCACccgctcgacgacgacacgcCCCGTGAGATGGGAACCGTGCTGCGGCACAACCGGGAGATCCTCCATAAGCTCAACAAACTCCTCGACTGTCGCTGCTTCATGAGGCAAGAGGTGCTTGTCCTGGCCTACGTGGCCGTGTACAAGGCCCTCGGCTGGTATGCGGCTGTTCTAGGCGACGACGGTTCGTCCGAAGAAGATCAATCCCACTGCCCGCTGTTCGGACGCATAGCGATCACCGCCTCGTTCGTAGGGAGCTACTGTCTGGATAGTGACTCGCAGCGAGTCGTTGCCGCACACCTGGTGCTGACGCACCTCTGGGAACACGTCGACCCTCTGATCAAGAGGTTGCGCGACTGGCACCCTTCGGCGGCTACGCACGCCACCAAGGGACACATGTCTAACATTATCGACCAACATCACCAGGCACTTCAGGCGGAACTTGAAAGGATCACTTTCAAGGCGAAGAGTATCAAGCACACATGA